From one Streptomyces sp. Q6 genomic stretch:
- a CDS encoding universal stress protein, with amino-acid sequence MTEQQPHQFERGTDGPKVIVVGVDGSDSSFRAAAYAGGLARRQRALLAVVYVQPVMTAGAALGVPVAETTDEIAEGLIAEIREATERVKDIYDVRWEFHTFRGDPFNGLVTAADELKADAVVVGASEQAGHRIVGSVAIRLVKAGRWPVTVVP; translated from the coding sequence GTGACCGAACAGCAGCCACACCAGTTCGAGCGCGGTACCGACGGGCCCAAGGTGATCGTGGTCGGGGTCGACGGTTCCGACTCCTCCTTCCGCGCCGCGGCCTACGCCGGAGGCCTCGCCCGGCGTCAGCGCGCCCTGCTCGCCGTCGTCTATGTGCAGCCCGTGATGACGGCGGGCGCCGCGCTCGGGGTGCCCGTCGCGGAGACGACCGACGAGATCGCGGAGGGCCTGATCGCGGAGATCCGGGAGGCGACGGAGCGGGTCAAGGACATATACGACGTGCGCTGGGAGTTCCACACGTTCCGCGGCGACCCGTTCAACGGCCTGGTCACCGCCGCCGACGAACTCAAGGCGGACGCCGTGGTCGTCGGCGCCTCGGAGCAGGCCGGTCATCGCATCGTCGGCTCGGTCGCCATCCGCCTGGTGAAGGCGGGCCGCTGGCCCGTCACGGTGGTGCCGTAG
- a CDS encoding Fpg/Nei family DNA glycosylase, which yields MPELPEVAALRDFLAEHLVGREIVRVLPVAISVMKTYDPPLTALEGRTVTAVARHGKFLDLDADGLHLVTHLARAGWLHWKDRLPDGPPKPGKGPLALRVALATGEGFDLTEAGTTKKLAVYVVHDPGDVPGIARLGPDPLADDFDEAAFARLLDGERRQIKGALRDQSLIAGIGNAYSDEILHVARMSPFKRVSSLTPDDIHTLYEALRTTLTDAVERSRGVAAGRLKAEKKSGLRVHGRTGEACPVCGDTIREVSFSDSSLQYCPTCQTGGKPLADRRMSRLLK from the coding sequence ATGCCGGAACTGCCCGAAGTGGCGGCGCTCAGGGACTTCCTCGCCGAGCATCTGGTGGGGCGCGAGATCGTCCGTGTGCTGCCCGTCGCGATCAGCGTCATGAAGACGTACGACCCCCCGCTCACCGCTCTCGAGGGCCGCACCGTCACCGCCGTGGCGCGGCACGGCAAGTTCCTCGACCTCGACGCGGACGGCCTGCACCTGGTCACCCATCTGGCCCGCGCGGGCTGGCTCCACTGGAAGGACCGTCTCCCGGACGGCCCGCCGAAACCCGGCAAGGGCCCGCTCGCGCTGCGCGTCGCCCTCGCTACCGGCGAGGGATTCGACCTCACCGAGGCCGGAACGACCAAGAAGCTCGCGGTGTACGTCGTCCACGACCCCGGCGACGTCCCGGGCATCGCACGGCTGGGCCCCGACCCGCTCGCCGACGACTTCGACGAGGCCGCGTTCGCGAGACTCCTCGACGGCGAGCGGCGGCAGATCAAGGGCGCGCTGCGCGACCAGTCCCTGATCGCGGGCATCGGCAACGCCTACAGCGACGAGATCCTGCACGTCGCCCGCATGTCCCCGTTCAAGCGGGTGTCGAGCCTGACACCCGACGACATCCACACCCTCTACGAGGCACTGCGCACCACGCTCACGGACGCCGTCGAGCGCTCGCGCGGTGTCGCCGCCGGACGGCTCAAGGCCGAGAAGAAGAGCGGGCTGCGCGTGCACGGCCGGACCGGCGAAGCGTGCCCGGTGTGCGGCGACACGATCCGCGAGGTCAGCTTCAGCGACAGCTCGCTCCAGTACTGCCCGACGTGCCAGACCGGCGGCAAACCGCTGGCGGACCGCCGGATGTCACGCCTCCTGAAGTAG
- a CDS encoding VOC family protein produces MSLVGPRPAPTLLLQHVPESKQGKNRMHLDLDFGTTDLVPEVNRLEQLGATRLSEELSEHGFRWIVVADPEGNEFCVFDPPHSSDTAR; encoded by the coding sequence TTGAGCCTGGTCGGGCCCCGTCCTGCACCGACCCTTCTCCTGCAACACGTCCCGGAGTCGAAGCAGGGCAAGAACCGCATGCACCTCGATCTCGACTTCGGCACCACGGACCTGGTGCCCGAGGTCAACCGCCTTGAGCAGCTGGGCGCTACGAGACTCTCTGAGGAACTCAGCGAACACGGCTTTCGCTGGATCGTCGTCGCCGACCCGGAGGGCAACGAGTTCTGCGTCTTCGATCCCCCGCACAGCTCCGACACCGCACGGTAG
- a CDS encoding SAM-dependent methyltransferase encodes MERPAWAPQGIDISVPSVSRIYDYYLGGSHNFEVDREAARKAMEFMPGLPKIMQANRAFMRRAVRFAVDEGITQFLDIGSGIPTFGNVHEVAQQASPGARVVYVDHDPVAVAHSKAVLDGNPDAAAVSADLRKPKDILASPEVQRLIDLEQPVALLLVAVLHFIEDADEPQRAVAELGAALAPGSLLVVTHASYEGMPISTETASGAVDVYRNDVRNPLIMRNREEIARFFTGYETVEPGIVPIPVWRPQTAPEDEDPYTFAGYVGVGRKA; translated from the coding sequence ATGGAGCGTCCTGCCTGGGCCCCGCAGGGCATCGACATCTCGGTGCCCAGTGTGTCCCGGATCTACGACTACTACCTGGGCGGATCGCACAACTTCGAGGTCGACCGGGAGGCCGCGCGCAAGGCCATGGAGTTCATGCCGGGCCTGCCCAAGATCATGCAGGCGAACCGGGCGTTCATGCGGCGGGCCGTGCGCTTCGCCGTCGACGAGGGCATCACCCAGTTCCTCGACATCGGCTCCGGCATCCCGACCTTCGGCAACGTCCACGAGGTGGCGCAGCAGGCGAGCCCCGGCGCCCGTGTCGTCTACGTCGACCACGACCCGGTCGCGGTCGCGCACAGCAAGGCCGTCCTCGACGGCAATCCCGACGCCGCCGCCGTCTCGGCCGACCTGCGCAAGCCGAAGGACATCCTGGCCAGCCCCGAGGTGCAGCGACTCATCGACCTGGAGCAGCCGGTGGCGCTGCTCCTCGTCGCCGTCCTGCACTTCATCGAGGACGCCGACGAACCGCAGCGGGCCGTGGCCGAACTCGGCGCGGCGCTCGCGCCCGGCAGCCTGCTGGTCGTGACGCACGCCTCGTACGAGGGAATGCCCATCTCGACGGAGACGGCCAGTGGCGCGGTCGACGTCTACCGCAACGATGTCCGCAATCCGCTGATCATGCGGAACCGTGAGGAGATCGCACGGTTCTTCACGGGATATGAGACCGTCGAGCCGGGCATCGTGCCGATACCCGTGTGGCGGCCTCAGACCGCGCCCGAGGACGAGGACCCGTACACATTCGCGGGCTATGTGGGAGTGGGGCGCAAGGCGTGA
- a CDS encoding sigma-70 family RNA polymerase sigma factor, which translates to MTTALTTPTTPEEDLAQVQREHGGPLFSFLLRLCDGDRQRAEDLVQETYVRAWQHPEALDARFESVRPWLFTVGRRLAIDARRARLARPAEVGDAVLENARVCADHAERSAAALDVREAVATLSPEHRAVLLEVYFKGASVAEAARTLGIPPGTVKSRAYYALRALRRVLPGYASDLR; encoded by the coding sequence ATGACGACGGCGCTCACGACACCCACGACACCGGAGGAGGACCTCGCCCAGGTCCAGCGGGAGCACGGCGGGCCGCTGTTCTCGTTCCTGCTGCGTCTGTGCGACGGGGACCGCCAACGCGCGGAGGACCTGGTCCAGGAGACGTACGTACGGGCCTGGCAGCATCCGGAGGCGCTCGACGCGCGCTTCGAGTCGGTGCGGCCATGGCTGTTCACCGTCGGTCGGCGGCTCGCGATCGACGCGCGCAGGGCGCGGCTCGCGCGGCCCGCCGAAGTGGGCGACGCGGTTCTGGAGAACGCGCGCGTCTGCGCCGATCACGCGGAACGGTCGGCGGCGGCGCTCGATGTGCGGGAGGCTGTGGCGACGCTCTCCCCCGAGCATCGAGCCGTCCTCCTCGAGGTGTACTTCAAGGGCGCGAGTGTGGCCGAGGCCGCGCGAACGCTCGGCATCCCCCCGGGTACCGTGAAGTCCCGCGCGTACTACGCGTTGCGCGCGTTGCGCCGGGTTCTTCCGGGCTATGCGTCCGACCTGCGCTGA
- a CDS encoding zf-HC2 domain-containing protein, translating into MRSLERHRDAGAYALGVLDTADRFRFEDHLVECVACAAYVGEVRPTTRLLGVYARATPPHVDMFARPAPALVDRTVDRLAVLHRAKRRRMWGTGVAVAALLALAGQGSAMLADGGSGDPPDLTLRARDTRSEVAATLTADERAWGTEVGLDVRDPGGPRVCELVAVGRDGTEQAVATWAVSGGDGGRVSIDGGAADRPGEIARFEVRAVGGDRLLTLPVR; encoded by the coding sequence ATGAGGTCCCTGGAACGGCATCGCGACGCGGGTGCGTACGCGCTGGGGGTCCTCGACACGGCGGACCGGTTCCGCTTCGAGGACCATCTCGTCGAATGCGTGGCGTGCGCGGCGTACGTCGGTGAAGTGCGGCCCACCACACGGCTGTTGGGCGTGTACGCGCGGGCGACTCCGCCGCACGTCGACATGTTCGCGCGGCCGGCGCCGGCGCTCGTCGACCGCACGGTGGACCGGCTCGCCGTGCTGCACCGGGCGAAGCGGCGCCGGATGTGGGGCACGGGTGTCGCGGTGGCGGCGCTGCTGGCGCTCGCGGGGCAGGGCTCCGCGATGCTCGCCGACGGAGGGAGCGGTGATCCGCCGGACCTGACGCTGCGCGCGCGGGACACCCGGTCGGAGGTCGCGGCGACGCTGACGGCGGACGAGCGGGCGTGGGGCACGGAAGTGGGCCTCGACGTGCGGGACCCGGGCGGGCCCCGGGTGTGCGAGCTGGTCGCGGTCGGCCGGGACGGCACGGAGCAGGCGGTCGCCACGTGGGCGGTGAGCGGCGGGGACGGCGGGCGGGTCTCGATCGACGGCGGGGCGGCGGACCGGCCGGGCGAGATCGCGCGATTCGAGGTGCGGGCGGTCGGCGGGGACCGGCTTCTCACGCTGCCGGTGCGCTGA
- a CDS encoding cation acetate symporter, translated as MNEAYAIPAVAVVVLATVLIGGFGLRISRTTSDFYVASRTVGPRLNAAAISGEYLSAASFLGVAGLLLVHGPDMLWYPVGYTAGYLVLLVFVAAPLRRSGAYTLPDFAEGRLESRQVRRVVSMFVVGAGWLYLVPQLQGAGLTLQILTGAPRWFGGALVAAVVVLAVAAGGMRSITFVQAFQYWLKLTALLVPAFFLLLAWHGQGATPPDFPAADVPSAGVGAGRPLATSRADHPLYATYGLIVATFLGTMGLPHVVVRFYTSPNGRAARRTTVVVLALIGTFYLLPPLYGWLGRVYAPELTATHDADATVLLLPGRVVGGVAGDLLGALVAGGAFAAFLSTASGLTMAVAGVVSQDVLPARGVRHFRLGVVLAMAVALAGALLVDGVPVADAVGMAFAVSASSFCPLLVLGIWWRRLTPPGALAGLFLGGGSALLAVTLTVFGAATSGWLHTLLAWPAVWSVPVGFLAMILVSLATPHAIPPHTTATMTRLHLPEALKSAGGPP; from the coding sequence GTGAACGAGGCGTACGCGATCCCCGCGGTGGCCGTGGTCGTCCTCGCCACCGTCCTCATCGGCGGCTTCGGACTGCGCATCTCCCGGACGACCTCGGACTTCTACGTGGCGTCGCGCACCGTCGGACCCCGCCTCAACGCGGCCGCCATCAGCGGCGAATACCTCTCCGCGGCTTCCTTCCTCGGCGTCGCCGGGCTGCTCCTCGTGCACGGCCCGGACATGCTCTGGTACCCGGTCGGCTATACGGCGGGCTACCTCGTCCTGCTGGTCTTCGTCGCCGCCCCGCTGCGCCGTTCCGGCGCCTACACGCTCCCCGACTTCGCCGAGGGCCGCCTGGAGTCGCGGCAGGTGCGGCGCGTGGTCAGCATGTTCGTGGTCGGCGCGGGCTGGCTCTATCTGGTGCCCCAACTCCAGGGCGCCGGGCTGACGTTGCAGATCCTGACGGGGGCGCCGCGCTGGTTCGGCGGGGCGCTGGTCGCCGCTGTCGTGGTCCTCGCGGTGGCGGCGGGCGGCATGCGCTCGATCACCTTCGTGCAAGCCTTCCAGTACTGGCTGAAGCTGACGGCCCTCCTGGTCCCGGCGTTCTTCCTGCTCCTCGCGTGGCACGGGCAGGGCGCGACACCGCCCGACTTCCCCGCCGCGGACGTGCCGTCGGCCGGGGTCGGCGCGGGCCGCCCGCTGGCCACCAGCCGCGCCGACCACCCGCTCTACGCCACGTACGGCCTGATCGTCGCGACGTTCCTCGGCACGATGGGCCTGCCGCACGTCGTCGTCCGCTTCTACACGAGCCCGAACGGCCGCGCGGCCCGCCGCACCACGGTCGTCGTCCTCGCCCTGATCGGCACCTTCTACCTCCTCCCGCCGCTCTACGGCTGGCTCGGCAGGGTCTACGCCCCCGAACTCACCGCCACCCACGACGCGGACGCCACCGTGCTGCTGCTCCCCGGCCGCGTCGTGGGCGGCGTCGCGGGGGACCTGCTCGGCGCGCTGGTGGCGGGCGGCGCGTTCGCCGCGTTCCTGTCCACGGCGTCGGGCCTGACGATGGCGGTGGCCGGTGTGGTCAGCCAGGACGTCCTCCCGGCGCGCGGCGTACGGCACTTCAGGCTCGGCGTGGTCCTGGCCATGGCGGTCGCGCTGGCCGGCGCGCTCCTGGTGGACGGCGTCCCGGTGGCCGACGCGGTCGGCATGGCGTTCGCCGTCTCGGCGTCGTCCTTCTGCCCCCTCCTGGTCCTCGGCATCTGGTGGCGCCGCCTCACACCCCCCGGGGCCCTGGCGGGCCTGTTCCTGGGCGGCGGGTCGGCGCTCCTCGCCGTCACCCTCACCGTCTTCGGCGCGGCGACCTCCGGCTGGCTCCACACCCTCCTGGCCTGGCCGGCGGTCTGGTCCGTCCCGGTCGGCTTCCTGGCGATGATCCTGGTCTCCCTGGCGACCCCGCACGCCATCCCGCCGCACACGACGGCCACGATGACCCGCCTCCACCTCCCCGAGGCCCTCAAGAGCGCGGGAGGTCCCCCGTGA
- a CDS encoding SCO0930 family lipoprotein — MRELKMKTSWRSASFVATAAALLALTTACGQDKGDTSTNGQNVGNAAPAQGGYGSDDGYGSGSADKDAGAKAKSAGQLAVWESKKLGQVLTDSAGFTLYRFDKDTAQPPKSNCDDACLKAWPAVPASGATAAAGVDPSLLGEVTAADGTKQLTIDGWPMYRYAMDTKAGDAKGQGVGGTWYAAAPDGKKASPAAAEPADTAGLSTRKDPKLGEIVVDKNGMTVYRFLKDSAWPIKSNCVGACAQKWPAVAPVAKNDTKNIPLKGYMTFDRPDGTKQQTLNCWPVYTFSGDKKPGDTNGQGVGGTWYAAAPDGKPVGAPQK; from the coding sequence ATGCGGGAGTTGAAGATGAAGACCTCCTGGCGGAGCGCCTCGTTCGTAGCGACAGCTGCGGCCTTGCTGGCGCTGACGACGGCGTGCGGTCAGGACAAGGGGGACACCTCCACGAACGGCCAGAACGTGGGCAACGCGGCCCCGGCGCAGGGCGGTTACGGATCCGACGACGGCTACGGGTCCGGATCCGCGGACAAGGACGCCGGTGCCAAGGCCAAGTCCGCGGGCCAGCTCGCCGTGTGGGAGAGCAAGAAGCTCGGCCAGGTCCTCACCGACAGCGCCGGATTCACGCTCTACCGCTTCGACAAGGACACCGCGCAGCCGCCCAAGTCGAACTGCGACGACGCCTGTCTGAAGGCGTGGCCCGCCGTACCCGCGAGCGGCGCGACCGCCGCGGCCGGCGTCGACCCGTCGCTGCTCGGCGAGGTGACCGCCGCCGACGGCACCAAGCAACTGACCATCGACGGCTGGCCGATGTACCGCTACGCCATGGACACCAAGGCCGGCGACGCCAAGGGGCAGGGCGTGGGCGGCACCTGGTACGCGGCCGCCCCCGACGGGAAGAAGGCGAGCCCCGCCGCGGCGGAGCCGGCCGATACGGCGGGACTTTCCACGCGCAAGGACCCGAAGCTGGGCGAGATCGTCGTCGACAAGAACGGAATGACCGTTTACCGGTTCCTGAAGGACTCGGCCTGGCCCATCAAGTCCAACTGTGTGGGCGCGTGCGCGCAGAAGTGGCCGGCCGTCGCGCCGGTGGCGAAGAACGACACCAAGAACATTCCGCTCAAGGGCTACATGACGTTCGACCGCCCCGACGGAACGAAGCAGCAGACGCTGAACTGCTGGCCGGTGTACACCTTCTCCGGCGACAAGAAGCCCGGTGACACCAACGGGCAGGGCGTGGGCGGCACTTGGTACGCCGCGGCCCCCGACGGAAAGCCGGTAGGGGCCCCGCAGAAGTAG
- a CDS encoding sensor histidine kinase: MSGAVTATLLALCPVLLGAGFLLGRRTDPAGHSDVGTPVERATFETLHTASLAAPALRAGLTEDTARKSARRLRTLLGTEALAVTNRGAVLAWDGTAEHPHAKHVMDQVAPALTGGRTVAFACGCSSVDCPLRWAVAAPVVADGRVLGAVVAYAPRESAVLARATDEVARWVSVQLELAELDRSRTRLIEAEIKALRAQISPHFIFNSLAAIASFVRTDPERARELLLEFADFTRYSFRRHGEFTTLADELHSIDQYLALVRARFGDRLSVTLQIAPEVLPVTLPFLCLQPLVENAVKHGLEGAVTRSRISIGATDAGAEAEVVIEDDGVGMDPDELRAILRGEGDASRGIGLSNVDERLRQVFGDGYGLVIETAVGAGMKITVRIPKYRAGVYAP, from the coding sequence GTGAGCGGCGCCGTGACAGCCACCCTCCTCGCCCTGTGCCCCGTCCTCCTCGGCGCGGGCTTCCTCCTGGGCCGGCGCACCGACCCCGCGGGACACAGCGACGTCGGCACCCCCGTCGAGCGCGCCACCTTCGAGACGCTGCACACGGCCTCGCTCGCCGCCCCCGCCCTGCGCGCGGGCCTCACCGAGGACACCGCCCGCAAGTCCGCCCGCCGCCTGCGCACGCTCCTCGGCACGGAGGCCCTGGCCGTCACCAACCGAGGTGCCGTCCTCGCCTGGGACGGCACCGCGGAGCACCCGCACGCCAAGCACGTCATGGACCAGGTCGCCCCGGCCCTGACCGGCGGGCGCACCGTCGCCTTCGCGTGTGGCTGCTCGTCCGTCGACTGCCCGCTGCGCTGGGCGGTCGCCGCCCCGGTCGTCGCCGACGGCCGCGTCCTCGGCGCCGTCGTGGCCTACGCGCCCCGCGAGTCCGCCGTCCTGGCCCGCGCCACCGACGAGGTCGCCCGCTGGGTCTCCGTCCAACTCGAACTCGCCGAACTCGACCGCTCCCGCACCCGTCTCATCGAAGCGGAGATCAAAGCGCTGCGCGCGCAGATCTCCCCGCACTTCATCTTCAACTCCCTCGCGGCCATCGCGTCGTTCGTCCGCACCGACCCCGAACGGGCCCGTGAACTCCTCCTGGAATTCGCCGACTTCACCCGCTACTCGTTCCGCAGGCACGGCGAGTTCACCACGCTCGCCGACGAACTCCACTCCATCGACCAGTACTTGGCTCTCGTCCGCGCCCGCTTCGGCGACCGCCTCTCCGTCACCCTGCAGATCGCCCCGGAGGTCCTCCCGGTCACCCTCCCGTTCCTCTGCCTCCAGCCACTGGTGGAGAACGCCGTCAAACACGGCCTGGAGGGTGCCGTGACCCGCAGCCGCATCTCCATCGGGGCGACGGACGCGGGCGCCGAGGCCGAGGTCGTCATCGAGGACGACGGCGTCGGCATGGACCCGGACGAGCTGCGGGCGATCCTGCGCGGCGAGGGGGACGCGTCCCGCGGCATCGGCCTCTCGAACGTCGACGAACGCCTGCGCCAGGTCTTCGGCGACGGCTACGGCCTCGTCATCGAGACGGCCGTCGGCGCGGGCATGAAGATCACGGTGCGCATCCCGAAGTACCGGGCGGGCGTGTACGCGCCCTGA
- a CDS encoding class F sortase: MSYARLEDEEQPRKRAPWGVIALVLLTGLALIRNGSGEFDIGPPQPASAAAADVRTPTWATSKAPQPLPFSLVDRVRIPAIRVDAPVTQVGLDAEGWVDAPPPQDPNLAGWFTGAVSPGEKGTAVVVGHVDNMQGPAVFYGLGSLKKGNHVEIRRKDGRTAVFQVYGIEVFEKANFPGNRVYGSNGTPELRVITCGGGFSKQNGYDGNVVAFARLVSVR, translated from the coding sequence ATGTCCTACGCAAGGCTCGAAGACGAGGAGCAGCCCAGAAAGCGTGCGCCGTGGGGCGTGATAGCGCTGGTGCTGCTCACCGGTCTCGCGCTGATCCGCAATGGTTCGGGGGAATTCGACATCGGCCCGCCGCAGCCCGCGTCGGCCGCCGCCGCGGACGTCCGCACGCCCACGTGGGCCACGTCGAAGGCGCCGCAGCCGCTGCCGTTCTCGTTGGTGGACCGGGTGCGGATCCCGGCGATCCGGGTGGACGCCCCGGTGACCCAGGTCGGTCTGGACGCGGAGGGCTGGGTGGACGCGCCACCGCCGCAGGACCCGAACCTGGCGGGCTGGTTCACCGGCGCGGTCTCGCCCGGCGAGAAGGGCACGGCCGTCGTCGTCGGGCACGTCGACAACATGCAGGGCCCGGCCGTGTTCTACGGGCTCGGGTCCCTGAAGAAGGGCAACCACGTCGAGATCCGGCGCAAGGACGGCAGGACCGCCGTGTTCCAGGTGTACGGGATCGAGGTGTTCGAGAAGGCGAACTTCCCCGGCAACCGCGTCTACGGCTCCAACGGGACGCCGGAGCTGCGCGTCATCACGTGCGGTGGCGGCTTCTCGAAGCAGAACGGCTACGACGGCAACGTGGTGGCCTTCGCCCGTCTGGTGTCCGTGCGCTGA
- a CDS encoding LytTR family DNA-binding domain-containing protein, whose product MLRVLAVDDEEPALAELLYLLRADPRVRSAEGATDANEALRRIGRALEEGPGGDGAIDVLFLDIQMAGLTGLDVARLLAGFARPPLVVFVTAHEDFAVQAFELKAVDYLLKPVRRERLAEAVRRVAERAAVAPPPTAVADRIPVELGGVTRLVAVSDITYAEAQGDYARLHTADGTSHLVRIPLTTLEERWQPLGFVRVHRSHLVSLHRIDELRLDGGGMTVRVGAAEIAVSRRHASRVRELLMRRATG is encoded by the coding sequence ATGCTGCGCGTACTGGCCGTCGACGACGAGGAACCCGCCCTCGCCGAACTCCTCTACCTCCTGCGCGCCGACCCGCGCGTCCGCAGCGCCGAGGGGGCCACCGACGCCAACGAGGCGCTGCGCCGCATCGGCCGCGCCCTGGAGGAGGGGCCCGGCGGCGACGGCGCGATCGACGTGCTGTTCCTCGACATCCAGATGGCGGGCCTCACCGGGCTCGACGTCGCCCGGCTGCTCGCGGGCTTCGCCCGGCCGCCGCTCGTTGTCTTCGTCACCGCGCACGAGGACTTCGCCGTCCAGGCCTTCGAGCTCAAGGCCGTCGACTACCTCCTCAAACCGGTACGCCGCGAACGCCTCGCAGAGGCCGTGCGCCGCGTCGCCGAACGCGCGGCCGTCGCCCCGCCGCCCACCGCCGTCGCCGACCGCATCCCCGTCGAACTCGGCGGCGTCACCCGCCTCGTGGCCGTCTCCGACATCACGTACGCCGAAGCGCAGGGCGACTACGCCCGCCTGCACACCGCCGACGGCACCAGCCACCTGGTCCGCATCCCGCTCACCACCCTGGAGGAGCGCTGGCAGCCGCTCGGCTTCGTCCGGGTCCACCGCAGCCACCTCGTCTCCCTGCACCGCATCGACGAACTCCGGCTCGACGGCGGCGGCATGACCGTCCGCGTCGGCGCCGCCGAGATCGCCGTCAGCCGCCGCCACGCCAGCCGGGTGCGCGAACTCCTCATGCGCAGGGCCACCGGCTGA